One genomic segment of Stenotrophomonas sp. 704A1 includes these proteins:
- the cheD gene encoding chemoreceptor glutamine deamidase CheD, which translates to MNASLRTDDVMRYQDARFKTIAAKLLPTQYLVVDDTTALTTTLGSCVAACLRDPVLKIGGMNHFLLPEGNAGDGAPARYGSYAMELLINDMLKRGAHRKRIEAKVFGGANVLKGFTSNPVGTRNAEFVRQYLQAEHIPIIAEDLCGIHPRKIWFFADTGRVVVQRLPHAHEAEVAATESAVRARLSKAPVTGGVELFE; encoded by the coding sequence ATGAATGCTTCGCTGCGTACCGACGATGTGATGCGCTACCAGGACGCACGCTTCAAGACCATCGCCGCCAAGTTGCTGCCGACCCAGTACCTGGTGGTGGACGACACCACCGCGCTGACCACCACGCTGGGCTCCTGCGTGGCGGCCTGCCTGCGTGACCCGGTGTTGAAGATCGGCGGCATGAACCATTTCCTGCTGCCCGAGGGCAATGCCGGCGACGGCGCGCCCGCGCGCTATGGCAGCTACGCGATGGAACTGCTGATCAACGACATGCTCAAGCGCGGCGCGCACCGCAAGCGCATCGAAGCCAAGGTGTTCGGCGGCGCCAACGTGCTCAAGGGCTTCACCAGCAACCCGGTCGGCACCCGCAACGCCGAGTTCGTGCGCCAGTACCTGCAGGCCGAGCACATTCCGATCATCGCCGAGGACCTGTGCGGCATCCACCCGCGCAAGATCTGGTTCTTCGCCGATACCGGCCGCGTGGTCGTGCAGCGCCTGCCGCATGCACACGAAGCCGAAGTGGCCGCGACCGAATCGGCGGTGCGTGCACGCCTGTCCAAGGCCCCGGTCACCGGTGGCGTGGAGCTGTTCGAATGA
- a CDS encoding type II toxin-antitoxin system VapC family toxin produces the protein MIAVDSPVLVELLSNGPQADAVEAILRQSLVGGRVVVCGATLAEVCASLRGGAEVLEALEEMGVHFNPMEAKSALRAGEMHRRHRQRSGSRRSLDEFMVGAHALLQCDGLITWNDTFYRDYFKGLKLIVPQA, from the coding sequence ATGATCGCCGTCGACTCTCCGGTGCTGGTTGAGCTGCTCAGCAATGGTCCGCAGGCCGATGCCGTGGAAGCCATCCTCAGGCAGAGCCTGGTCGGTGGCCGAGTGGTGGTGTGTGGCGCGACCCTGGCCGAGGTCTGCGCATCGCTGCGCGGCGGCGCCGAGGTGCTCGAAGCGCTGGAAGAAATGGGCGTGCACTTCAACCCGATGGAAGCCAAGTCGGCGCTGCGCGCCGGCGAGATGCACCGCCGTCACCGCCAGCGCAGCGGCAGCCGCCGCAGCCTGGATGAATTCATGGTCGGCGCCCACGCACTGTTGCAGTGCGATGGCCTGATCACCTGGAACGATACGTTTTACCGCGACTACTTCAAGGGCCTGAAGCTGATCGTGCCGCAAGCCTGA
- a CDS encoding AbrB/MazE/SpoVT family DNA-binding domain-containing protein yields the protein MEATVAERGQITLPKAVRDALGLTKGTLLKVELDGSRIILRKSVDDAISRARGKFALDGFESSDAAVRAVRDEE from the coding sequence ATGGAAGCCACTGTTGCAGAACGCGGACAGATCACCCTGCCCAAGGCGGTACGTGATGCCTTGGGGCTGACCAAGGGCACCTTGTTGAAGGTCGAGCTGGACGGCAGCCGCATCATCCTGCGCAAGAGTGTTGACGATGCCATTTCACGGGCGCGCGGCAAGTTCGCGCTGGACGGCTTCGAATCGTCCGACGCAGCGGTACGTGCGGTGCGTGACGAGGAATAA
- a CDS encoding protein-glutamate methylesterase/protein-glutamine glutaminase, with amino-acid sequence MTLSGNAPCRVLIVDDSAVVRQMLTEILSSDPAIDVVGTAADPLLAREKIKRLAPDVITLDVEMPRMDGLAFLENLMRLHPLPVVMISSLTERGADTTLQALGLGAVDFVSKPKLDVARGLQGYADEIIAKVKMAARSRVRPLVRAAAPKLTLDAAPPPRAAATQFRTTDRLIAIGSSAGGTEALRVVLEGMPADGPAVVMTQHLPASFSTAFAERLDRHSAMAVREASDGEAVLPGHAYLPPGGKHLRIIRDGARWRCRVDDGPAVNRHKPAVDVLFRSVAQSAGSNAIGAILTGMGDDGARGLLEMRQAGAPTLVQDEATSVVWGMPGAAFKLGAAEEQVPLERIAERLLALARG; translated from the coding sequence ATGACCCTGTCCGGCAACGCCCCCTGCCGGGTCCTGATCGTCGACGACTCCGCCGTGGTACGGCAGATGCTCACCGAGATCCTGTCCAGCGACCCGGCCATCGACGTGGTCGGCACCGCTGCCGATCCGCTGCTGGCACGCGAGAAGATCAAGCGCCTGGCGCCGGACGTGATCACCCTGGACGTGGAAATGCCCCGCATGGATGGGCTGGCGTTCCTGGAAAACCTGATGCGCCTGCACCCGCTGCCGGTGGTGATGATCTCCTCGCTGACCGAGCGCGGCGCCGATACCACCCTGCAGGCATTGGGGCTGGGCGCAGTGGACTTCGTCTCCAAGCCCAAGCTCGACGTCGCGCGTGGCCTGCAGGGCTACGCCGACGAGATCATTGCCAAGGTGAAGATGGCGGCGCGCTCGCGGGTGCGCCCGCTGGTCCGTGCCGCGGCACCCAAGCTCACGCTGGATGCCGCGCCGCCGCCCCGTGCAGCCGCCACGCAGTTCCGCACCACCGACCGCCTGATCGCAATCGGTTCCTCGGCCGGCGGCACCGAAGCGCTGCGGGTGGTGCTCGAAGGCATGCCCGCCGACGGACCGGCCGTGGTGATGACCCAGCACCTGCCGGCCAGCTTCAGCACGGCCTTCGCCGAGCGGCTGGACCGGCATTCGGCGATGGCGGTGCGCGAGGCCAGCGATGGCGAAGCGGTACTGCCCGGGCACGCGTATCTGCCGCCCGGCGGCAAGCACCTGCGGATCATCCGCGACGGTGCACGCTGGCGCTGCCGGGTCGACGACGGCCCCGCGGTGAACCGGCACAAGCCGGCGGTGGACGTGCTGTTCCGCTCGGTCGCGCAGAGCGCCGGCAGCAACGCGATCGGCGCCATCCTCACCGGCATGGGCGATGACGGCGCCCGTGGCCTGCTGGAAATGCGCCAGGCCGGCGCACCGACGCTGGTGCAGGACGAGGCCACCAGCGTGGTCTGGGGCATGCCCGGCGCCGCGTTCAAGCTGGGCGCGGCTGAAGAACAGGTGCCGCTGGAGCGGATTGCCGAGCGTTTGCTGGCGCTGGCCCGCGGCTGA
- the acnB gene encoding bifunctional aconitate hydratase 2/2-methylisocitrate dehydratase has protein sequence MLEAYRHHVAERAALGIPPLPLSAQQTADVIELLKNPPQGEAEFLLDLLTHRVPAGVDDAAKVKASYLAAIALGSEQNPLISRERATELLGTMLGGYNVAPLVQLLDDASVGTIAANGLKKTLLVFDAFHDVQEKAKAGNANAQAVLQSWADAEWFTSNPEVPQSLTVTVFKVPGETNTDDLSPAPDATTRPDIPMHALAMLKNKRDDAPFTPEEDGKRGPIQQILDLKDKGHLVAYVGDVVGTGSSRKSATNSVLWWTGDDIPFIPNKRAGGVCLGSKIAPIFYNTMEDAGALPIELDVSKMEHGDVVELRPYDGKALKNGEVIAEFQVKSEVLFDEVRAGGRIPLIIGRGLTGKAREALGLAPTTLFRLPVQPADTGKGFSLAQKMVGRACGLPEGQGMRPGTYCEPKMTSVGSQDTTGPMTRDELKDLACLGFSADLVMQSFCHTAAYPKPVDVKTHHTLPEFISTRGGISLRPGDGVIHSWLNRMLLPDTVGTGGDSHTRFPVGISFPAGSGLVAFAAATGVMPLDMPESVLVRFKGQMQPGVTLRDLVNAIPLYAIKSGLLTVAKAGKKNIFSGRILEIEGLPELKVEQAFELSDASAERSAAGCSVRLNKEPIIEYLNSNITLLKWMIAEGYQDPRSLQRRIEKMEAWLANPELLEPDADAEYAAVIEIDLADIHEPIVACPNDPDDVKTLSEVAGAKIDEVFIGSCMTNIGHFRAAAKLLEGKRDLPTRLWVAPPTKMDASELTKEGVYGTFGATGARMEMPGCSLCMGNQAQIREGSTAMSTSTRNFPNRLGRNTNVYLGSAELAAICSRLGRIPTKEEYMADIGVINANGAEIYRYMNFDQIEEYQDVAKTVAA, from the coding sequence ATGTTGGAAGCCTACCGCCACCACGTCGCCGAGCGCGCTGCGCTTGGCATCCCGCCGCTGCCGCTGAGCGCGCAGCAGACGGCCGATGTCATCGAACTGCTGAAGAATCCGCCGCAGGGCGAGGCCGAGTTCCTGCTCGACCTGCTGACCCACCGCGTGCCGGCCGGCGTCGATGACGCGGCCAAGGTCAAGGCCTCGTACCTGGCGGCGATCGCTCTGGGCAGCGAGCAGAACCCGCTGATCAGCCGCGAACGCGCCACCGAACTGCTGGGCACCATGCTCGGCGGTTACAACGTCGCCCCGCTGGTGCAGCTGCTGGACGATGCCAGCGTCGGCACCATCGCCGCCAACGGGCTGAAGAAGACCCTGCTGGTGTTCGATGCCTTCCATGACGTGCAGGAAAAGGCCAAGGCGGGCAACGCCAACGCCCAGGCCGTGCTGCAGAGCTGGGCCGACGCCGAGTGGTTCACCAGCAACCCGGAAGTGCCGCAGAGCCTGACCGTCACCGTGTTCAAGGTGCCGGGCGAGACCAACACCGACGACCTGTCGCCGGCACCGGACGCGACCACCCGCCCGGACATCCCGATGCACGCCCTGGCGATGCTGAAGAACAAGCGCGACGACGCGCCGTTCACCCCGGAAGAAGACGGCAAGCGCGGCCCGATCCAGCAGATTCTCGACCTGAAGGACAAGGGCCACCTGGTCGCCTACGTGGGCGACGTGGTCGGCACCGGTTCCTCGCGCAAGTCGGCCACCAACAGCGTGCTGTGGTGGACCGGCGATGACATTCCGTTCATCCCGAACAAGCGTGCCGGTGGCGTCTGCCTGGGTTCGAAGATCGCCCCGATCTTCTACAACACCATGGAAGATGCCGGTGCACTGCCGATCGAGCTGGACGTGTCGAAGATGGAGCACGGCGATGTGGTGGAACTGCGTCCGTACGACGGCAAGGCGCTGAAGAACGGTGAAGTGATCGCCGAATTCCAGGTCAAGTCGGAAGTGCTGTTCGACGAAGTGCGCGCTGGTGGCCGCATTCCGCTGATCATCGGCCGCGGCCTGACCGGCAAGGCGCGTGAAGCGCTGGGCCTGGCCCCGACCACCCTGTTCCGCCTGCCGGTGCAGCCGGCCGACACCGGCAAGGGCTTCTCGCTGGCGCAGAAGATGGTCGGCCGCGCCTGCGGTCTGCCGGAAGGCCAGGGCATGCGCCCGGGCACCTACTGCGAACCGAAGATGACCTCGGTCGGCTCGCAGGACACCACCGGCCCGATGACCCGCGACGAGCTGAAGGACCTGGCCTGCCTGGGCTTCTCGGCCGACCTGGTGATGCAGTCGTTCTGCCACACCGCCGCGTACCCGAAGCCGGTGGACGTCAAGACCCACCACACCCTGCCGGAGTTCATCTCCACCCGCGGCGGCATCTCGCTGCGTCCGGGCGACGGCGTGATCCACAGCTGGCTCAACCGCATGCTGCTGCCGGACACCGTCGGTACCGGTGGTGACTCGCACACCCGTTTCCCGGTCGGCATTTCGTTCCCGGCCGGTTCGGGCCTGGTCGCCTTCGCTGCCGCCACCGGCGTGATGCCGCTGGACATGCCGGAGTCGGTGCTGGTGCGCTTCAAGGGCCAGATGCAGCCGGGCGTGACCCTGCGTGACCTGGTCAACGCGATCCCGCTGTACGCGATCAAGTCGGGCCTGCTGACCGTGGCCAAGGCCGGCAAGAAGAACATCTTCTCCGGTCGCATCCTGGAAATCGAAGGCCTGCCGGAACTGAAGGTCGAACAGGCCTTCGAACTGTCCGATGCGTCGGCCGAGCGTTCGGCGGCCGGTTGCTCGGTGCGCCTGAACAAGGAGCCGATCATCGAGTACCTCAACAGCAACATCACGCTGCTGAAGTGGATGATCGCCGAGGGTTACCAGGATCCGCGTTCGCTGCAGCGCCGTATCGAGAAGATGGAAGCATGGCTGGCCAACCCGGAGCTGCTGGAGCCGGATGCCGACGCCGAATACGCTGCCGTCATCGAGATCGACCTGGCCGACATCCACGAGCCGATCGTGGCCTGCCCGAACGACCCGGACGACGTGAAGACCCTGTCCGAAGTCGCCGGCGCCAAGATCGACGAAGTGTTCATCGGTTCGTGCATGACCAACATCGGTCACTTCCGTGCCGCTGCCAAGCTGCTGGAAGGCAAGCGTGACCTGCCGACCCGCCTGTGGGTGGCCCCGCCGACCAAGATGGATGCCTCCGAGCTGACCAAGGAAGGCGTGTACGGCACCTTCGGCGCCACCGGTGCACGCATGGAAATGCCGGGCTGCTCGCTGTGCATGGGCAACCAGGCGCAGATCCGCGAAGGCTCCACCGCGATGTCGACCTCGACCCGCAACTTCCCGAACCGCCTGGGCCGCAACACCAACGTGTACCTGGGTTCGGCGGAACTGGCGGCGATCTGCTCGCGCCTGGGCCGCATCCCGACCAAGGAGGAGTACATGGCGGACATCGGCGTGATCAACGCCAATGGTGCGGAGATCTACCGCTACATGAACTTCGACCAGATCGAGGAATACCAGGACGTGGCTAAGACGGTTGCTGCCTGA
- a CDS encoding WG repeat-containing protein — protein sequence MRRSFLLTSSPPHRCTITGQALGILLASVILTMAPSVGATPASAMPQPTKPPPRFDSTTRHSLCHEGRCVMLDGTGRQLAEHRGIQYIRPFKNGVAVFQRGKSWGVMNSEGRIVLEGHYDWVEVHRNGVIEAQVLLRSPPKAYKRIDFFNARGRLVRRFEEKGEIDLLRSASWAGNPAVELCNSEKRRCTTRFLDAKGKAGPVFSVFGSFGPVGHEAEVAIASRDGVHFGLVDRSLAGIGRQDYDQMTFNRSGFALATQGGNDTVLDSHGVQVAPMGRYRFKFGRGEYLLSAVAADGACLHFTRTGRRFPAPPAHCLETDDRAESVGYVIFGSEDDEYVMGLDGLPRSAHHHADLHPLNRRMVQYQKPGEAGVRFMMLEDGSISSSLYYRLAPFQTAAGLDDQLLLAEADGGWGVIDAAGAWLIPPRYRRIQPLGPSLVAAFERPGYDPGYHILDPHGNAVADFTPHDPSPELLADGTRVYALSLRGRWGLLDESGRWRLAPRHGYVSVSNGLVSVRERNSAGDVTVNLLDPDTGTMLFEQGFLSIHHRADGLFEMLKADRTLQLMKPDRSVLASLRPSPR from the coding sequence ATGCGCCGTTCATTTCTGTTGACTTCCAGCCCTCCCCATCGCTGCACCATCACTGGTCAAGCCTTAGGCATTCTGCTTGCTTCTGTAATCCTGACCATGGCGCCGTCGGTCGGCGCAACGCCGGCGTCTGCGATGCCGCAGCCGACCAAGCCGCCGCCACGTTTCGATAGCACTACACGCCACAGCCTCTGTCACGAGGGCCGCTGCGTGATGCTGGATGGCACGGGCCGGCAATTGGCCGAGCATCGGGGAATACAGTACATCCGCCCATTCAAGAATGGAGTGGCGGTCTTCCAAAGGGGGAAGAGCTGGGGCGTCATGAATTCAGAAGGACGTATCGTCCTTGAAGGGCATTACGACTGGGTTGAGGTACATCGCAACGGGGTGATCGAAGCCCAGGTATTGCTGCGGAGCCCACCCAAGGCGTACAAGCGAATTGACTTCTTCAATGCACGAGGCCGATTGGTGCGTCGGTTTGAGGAGAAAGGCGAGATCGATCTCCTGCGGTCGGCGTCCTGGGCTGGAAACCCGGCTGTAGAGCTCTGCAACAGTGAAAAGCGGCGCTGCACGACCCGCTTCCTTGACGCGAAGGGCAAAGCCGGTCCCGTTTTCAGTGTCTTTGGTAGTTTTGGTCCCGTGGGTCATGAGGCAGAAGTGGCCATTGCTTCGCGCGATGGTGTCCACTTTGGCCTGGTTGATCGATCGCTGGCAGGCATAGGGCGTCAGGACTACGACCAGATGACGTTCAACAGGTCGGGTTTCGCGCTCGCCACCCAAGGCGGGAACGACACGGTGCTGGATTCCCACGGGGTGCAAGTGGCGCCCATGGGTCGATATCGGTTCAAGTTTGGCCGGGGTGAGTACCTGCTGTCTGCGGTAGCCGCCGATGGTGCGTGCTTGCATTTCACCCGCACCGGGCGGCGGTTCCCAGCGCCTCCAGCCCACTGCCTGGAGACAGACGACCGCGCTGAAAGCGTAGGCTACGTAATTTTCGGTTCGGAGGATGACGAATACGTAATGGGCCTGGATGGATTGCCGCGCTCCGCGCACCACCATGCGGACCTGCATCCGTTGAATCGCAGGATGGTCCAGTATCAAAAGCCCGGCGAAGCGGGGGTGCGTTTCATGATGCTGGAGGATGGCAGCATCTCGTCTTCCCTGTACTACCGACTTGCGCCTTTTCAAACTGCGGCAGGACTGGATGACCAACTGCTGTTGGCCGAAGCCGATGGAGGATGGGGTGTAATAGATGCCGCTGGCGCTTGGCTGATTCCTCCTCGCTATCGTCGGATACAACCATTGGGTCCGAGTCTGGTCGCGGCATTCGAGCGGCCGGGATATGACCCCGGGTATCACATACTCGATCCACACGGGAATGCGGTGGCTGATTTCACCCCGCATGATCCCTCACCGGAGCTTTTGGCGGATGGAACAAGGGTTTATGCCCTCTCACTGCGTGGCCGCTGGGGCCTTCTGGATGAGTCGGGGCGGTGGAGGCTGGCGCCCCGCCACGGCTACGTGAGTGTTTCCAATGGCTTGGTTTCCGTGCGTGAGCGAAACAGTGCCGGTGATGTTACGGTTAATCTCCTTGATCCTGACACAGGAACAATGCTGTTTGAGCAGGGATTCCTATCGATTCATCATCGAGCGGATGGTCTATTTGAGATGTTGAAGGCAGACCGGACCTTGCAGTTGATGAAGCCTGACCGATCCGTTCTGGCGAGCCTGCGACCGAGCCCCAGATGA
- a CDS encoding methyl-accepting chemotaxis protein, with product MNLLHRWQHYFSNLSVRRKLNLLTLLIALGVIALSVIAARMQYLDLNETRTSSLKTQVELTYGILDHYHGLATSGELTEPAARQAALDALARMRADHDTYYYSVYDTQYRVLMHPFRKDLVGKDMKDFRSEDGVQLFHDLVEVARKGGGVVSYKWAKANSEGLYDKASYAGLFEPWQWVVSSGVYMEDVQQQALVFTAIMTLAGGVLVLIVLALSWVIGNRIARPLKQATAVAEGIANGRLDSHIGPQPHDEPGRLLEAMSGMQQQLHAVINGQREMARRHDGGELSYRIDAGAFPGEYGLMVQETNALVGGHVQTLHDVLAVVQQYAVGDLSHDIARYPGEKAAMTTTVDTVKANLGRINAEIKQLASAAAAGDFSRRGDAQRFDHDFRVMLENLNAMMAVSDENLGKLSQLLSSIADGDLTARMHGDYQGVFARMRDDANATVTQLTQIVGQIQASASSITLAAGEIASGNSDLSRRTEQQAANLEETAASMEELTSTVRQNAEHARQANQLAIGAHGVASQGGEVVGQVVTTMSAIEASSKKIAEIISVIDGIAFQTNILALNAAVEAARAGEQGRGFAVVASEVRTLAQRSAAAAKEIKGLIDDSVGKVNDGSALVHKAGATMGEIVASVQRVTDIMAEISAASQEQSAGIEQVNQTVVQMDETTQQNAALVEEATAAARAMEEQAGQLADAVAIFRLDNQVASAVKAVTARIEPAAAHPAPPRQQPGPAPIRRSHSSTVASSDGDWQEF from the coding sequence ATGAATCTCCTGCATCGCTGGCAACACTACTTCAGCAATCTCTCCGTCCGGCGCAAGCTCAACCTGCTGACGCTGCTCATCGCGCTCGGCGTGATCGCACTGTCGGTGATTGCTGCGCGCATGCAGTACCTGGACCTCAACGAAACCCGTACGTCCTCGCTGAAGACCCAGGTCGAACTGACCTACGGCATCCTCGACCACTACCACGGGCTGGCCACCAGCGGCGAACTCACCGAGCCCGCCGCCCGCCAGGCGGCGCTGGACGCACTGGCGCGCATGCGCGCCGACCACGACACCTACTACTACAGCGTCTACGACACCCAGTACCGCGTGCTGATGCATCCGTTCCGCAAGGACCTGGTCGGCAAGGACATGAAGGACTTCCGCTCCGAGGACGGCGTGCAGCTGTTCCACGACCTGGTCGAAGTGGCACGCAAGGGCGGCGGCGTGGTGTCCTACAAGTGGGCCAAGGCCAACAGCGAAGGCCTGTACGACAAGGCGTCCTATGCCGGCCTGTTCGAACCGTGGCAGTGGGTGGTCAGCAGCGGCGTCTACATGGAGGACGTGCAGCAGCAGGCGCTGGTGTTCACCGCCATCATGACCCTCGCCGGCGGCGTGCTGGTGCTGATCGTGCTGGCCCTGAGCTGGGTCATCGGCAACCGCATCGCGCGCCCGCTGAAGCAGGCCACCGCCGTCGCAGAGGGCATCGCAAACGGCAGGCTGGACAGCCACATCGGCCCGCAGCCCCATGACGAACCCGGCCGTCTGCTGGAGGCGATGTCCGGCATGCAGCAGCAGCTGCACGCAGTGATCAACGGCCAGCGCGAAATGGCCCGCCGCCACGATGGCGGCGAACTGAGCTACCGCATCGATGCCGGCGCCTTCCCCGGCGAGTACGGCCTGATGGTGCAGGAGACCAATGCCCTGGTCGGCGGCCACGTGCAGACCCTGCACGACGTCCTCGCGGTGGTGCAGCAGTACGCGGTGGGCGACCTCAGCCATGACATCGCCCGCTACCCGGGCGAGAAGGCGGCGATGACCACCACCGTCGACACGGTCAAGGCCAACCTCGGCCGCATCAACGCCGAGATCAAGCAGCTGGCCAGTGCCGCCGCCGCAGGCGATTTCAGCCGCCGTGGCGACGCCCAGCGCTTCGATCACGATTTCCGCGTGATGCTGGAGAACCTCAACGCGATGATGGCGGTCAGCGACGAGAATCTTGGCAAGCTCTCGCAGCTGCTGTCGTCCATTGCCGATGGCGACCTGACCGCCCGCATGCACGGCGACTACCAGGGCGTGTTCGCGCGCATGCGCGACGATGCCAACGCCACCGTTACCCAGCTGACCCAGATCGTCGGCCAGATCCAGGCCAGCGCATCCAGCATCACCCTGGCCGCCGGCGAGATCGCCTCGGGCAACAGCGATCTGTCGCGCCGTACCGAGCAGCAGGCTGCCAACCTGGAAGAAACCGCCGCGTCGATGGAGGAACTGACCTCCACCGTGCGCCAGAACGCCGAACACGCGCGCCAGGCCAACCAGCTGGCGATCGGCGCACACGGCGTGGCTTCGCAGGGCGGTGAAGTGGTCGGCCAGGTGGTCACCACCATGTCGGCCATCGAAGCCTCGTCGAAGAAGATCGCCGAGATCATCTCGGTCATCGACGGCATCGCCTTCCAGACCAACATCCTGGCGCTGAACGCTGCGGTGGAAGCCGCGCGTGCCGGCGAACAGGGCCGCGGCTTCGCCGTGGTCGCCAGCGAAGTGCGTACCCTCGCCCAGCGTTCGGCCGCCGCCGCCAAGGAGATCAAGGGCCTGATCGATGATTCGGTCGGCAAGGTCAACGACGGCTCGGCACTGGTGCACAAGGCCGGCGCCACCATGGGCGAGATCGTCGCCTCGGTGCAGCGGGTGACCGACATCATGGCCGAGATCTCCGCGGCCTCGCAGGAGCAGTCGGCCGGCATCGAGCAGGTCAACCAGACCGTGGTGCAGATGGACGAGACCACCCAGCAGAACGCCGCGCTGGTGGAAGAAGCCACCGCCGCCGCACGTGCGATGGAAGAACAGGCTGGCCAGCTCGCCGACGCGGTGGCGATCTTCCGCCTCGACAACCAGGTGGCCAGCGCGGTGAAGGCAGTGACCGCCCGGATCGAGCCAGCGGCGGCCCACCCGGCGCCGCCACGCCAGCAGCCCGGCCCGGCCCCGATCCGTCGTAGCCACTCCAGCACCGTCGCGTCCAGCGACGGCGACTGGCAGGAATTCTGA
- a CDS encoding CheR family methyltransferase, producing the protein MDASPVQTPTSNVSGSREFDFADRDFRRVCDLIYQRVGIALAPAKRDMVYGRLSRRLRTLGMRSFQQYLDHLEQGDGDEWQAFTNALTTNLTAFFREPHHFDKLREELQQRHGRGPLLLWSCAASTGEEPYSMAITACEAFGTLKPPVRIIATDVDTQVLATAGRGVYAIDRVAGLDHDLRRRYFQRGSGPNEGQCRVLPALRELIEFRPLNLLAPRYDVGGPFDALFCRNVMIYFDKPTQRAILGRLVHHLADDGLLYTGHSENYLHAADLIQPCGRTLYRRAQGAGA; encoded by the coding sequence ATGGACGCGTCTCCCGTGCAAACCCCCACCTCCAACGTCAGTGGCTCGCGCGAATTCGACTTCGCCGACCGAGATTTCCGCCGCGTCTGCGACCTGATCTACCAGCGCGTGGGCATCGCCCTCGCCCCGGCCAAGCGGGACATGGTGTACGGACGCCTGTCGCGGCGCCTGCGCACGCTGGGCATGCGCAGCTTCCAGCAGTACCTGGACCATCTGGAACAGGGCGACGGCGACGAGTGGCAGGCCTTCACCAACGCGCTGACCACCAACCTCACCGCGTTCTTCCGCGAACCGCACCACTTCGACAAACTGCGCGAGGAACTGCAGCAGCGCCATGGGCGCGGCCCGCTGCTGCTGTGGTCCTGCGCGGCGTCCACCGGCGAAGAACCCTATTCAATGGCGATCACCGCCTGCGAAGCGTTCGGCACACTGAAGCCACCGGTGCGCATCATCGCCACCGATGTCGATACCCAGGTGCTGGCCACGGCCGGCCGCGGCGTGTACGCCATCGATCGCGTCGCAGGCCTGGATCACGACCTGCGACGCCGCTATTTCCAGCGCGGCAGCGGCCCCAACGAAGGCCAGTGCCGGGTTCTGCCTGCGCTGCGCGAACTGATCGAGTTCCGCCCGCTGAACCTGCTGGCGCCGCGCTACGACGTCGGTGGTCCGTTCGACGCGCTGTTCTGCCGCAATGTGATGATCTACTTCGACAAGCCGACCCAGCGCGCCATCCTCGGTCGCCTGGTGCACCACCTGGCCGACGACGGCCTGCTCTACACCGGCCACTCGGAGAACTACCTGCACGCGGCCGACCTGATCCAGCCCTGCGGACGCACCCTGTACCGTCGTGCCCAGGGGGCCGGCGCATGA